The genomic segment AATCGAGACGGCGATGAATCGGTACAACACGTCCGCAGAAGGTTAGGGTGTCAGACCGCTGCGGATTCTTCGTGGCGGACGATCAGTTCATAGAGCGAGGCTGAATCGGGCGCCTGCTTGAGGTCGTTGCGGAGGTTTTCGTCGGTGAGCATCCGGCTGATTTTGGCGAGGGCCTGGATGTGGGGGCCGGTCTGGTCGAGGGGTGAGGCGAGGAGGATGATCAGGTCAACGGGTTTGCCGTCGATGGCGCCGAAGTCGATGGCCTCCGCCGGGCGGCCGATGGCCATGCGCAGGCGATCAACGCCAGAGGCTTTGCCGTGGGGGATGCCGATGCCGTGGCCGATGCCGGTGGTGCGGGTCTGCTCGCGTTGCCAGATGGCCTGCTTGAGCTCGTCAGCGGAGGCGATGGGGGACTTCTCGGCGAGCATTTCGGCGAGCTCGTCGATGACGGCGTGCTTATCGGTGCCCGCGAGAGGGACGACCACGCAGTCGGGCTGGAGAATGTCGGTCAGGCGCATCGTTCTCATCCATGAACTGACGACCGGTCTGCTACGTAAGCCCCCAACCGGGCCCGCACCATACTGACGGTGCGCGCGGCGGGCAAACCCGAGGCCGGGCGGTTCGACGCTTGTGGCGGCAAGCCCTAAACTGCTAAACCCGGCTGACGGCAAGCGGGGTATGCCCAACGCCAAGCAGCGTCACTGAACTCGGGTCCGCAGCACCCCAGGCACGCCTCAGAGGACGCCCCATGATTCAAGCAGATCGACTGGTCAAGTGGTACGGCCCGACGCTCGCCGTCGATCACGTCTCGCTGGAGGTTCCGCAGGGGCAGATCGTTGGTTTTCTGGGTCCGAATGGGGCGGGGAAATCGACGACGATCCGGATGCTGACGGGGTACCTGCCGCCTTCATCGGGGACGGCGAGCATCGAGGGGCACAACATCCAGACGGCGTCACGGGAGGCGCGGGCTCGGATCGGTTATCTGCCCGAGTCGACGCCGTTGTATCCAGAGATGCGGGTGAGCGAGTATCTGGAGTTTCGCGGGAAGCTGATGGGGATGAACCGGGCGGATCGGAAGTCGCGGTCGGGGCTGGTGATTGATCGCTGCGGGCTGACGCCGGTGCGGAGGCGGACGATCGGTCGGCTGTCGAAGGGGAATCGTCAGCGCGTGGGGCTGGCTCAGGCGTTGCTGCACAGTCCGCCGGTGCTGATTCTGGATGAGCCGACGTCGGGGCTGGACCCGGCGCAGATCGGTCAGTTCAGGAAGCTGGTTCGTGAGTTGGCGGACAGCCACACGATTCTGTTGTCATCGCACATCCTGCCCGAGATCGAGAAGACGGCGGACCGTGTGATCATGATCGCGGCGGGGCGACTTGTTGCAGAGGGGACCATCGACGAACTCCGGAGCAAGACCACGACGGGTGGAAGGCTGATCCTCGAAGCGAAGGCTGACGCGAATACGTTGCGACAGCTGCTTGAAGGTGAGTCGCGGCTTGCTGACCTAAGCGTCAGCGACCAGGCGGGCGGCTGGACGCAGGCGACGCTGACGCCTCGAGACGCTGAGGACCTGCGGGAATCGGTTGCCCAGCGGCTGGCTTCGGCCAATATTCTGATCCGTGAGTTGCGGGTTGAAGCGCCTTCGCTTGAAGCGTTCTTTATTGAGATGACCGCCACGCAGACGCGGGCCGAGAGCCCTGCGGCCTGAATCGGGACGAGTGACTATGACCGCCACCTGGACGATCGCCAAACGAGAAACGCTGAGTCTTTTCTACGCGCCGGTGGCGTATCTGGTGCTCGGGCTGTTCGCGACGATCGCGTCGATGATCTTCCTTGGCGTGTTCGATTCGGGAGCGCCAGCGAGTCTTCGGTATCAGTTCACGGGGATCGTCTGGCTGCTGGCGTTCACACTCCCGGCGATCTCGATGCGTCTGCTCTCCGAAGAGATACGCACCGGCACGCTGGAGCTGATCATGACCGCGCCGGTCTCGGACCTTCAGCTTGTGATGGGGAAATGGCTGGGTGCGATGGGTTTTTATCTGGCGATGCTCTCACCGGTGCTGATCCATATTGCGATGCTGGAGGTCCACGGGCGGCCGGACTATGGCCCGATCATCACGGGATTTGTCGGGATGATCCTCGTCGGCGGGTTGTATCTGGCGATCGGTGCGTTTGCCTCGGCGATGAGTGACTCGCAGATCGTGGCGTACATGGTGACGGCGCTGTTCACGGGGATGCTCACGATCGGCATGGCAATCCTCCCTGGCGCCGTGTCGTGGTTCCCGGGCTGGGCGCGGGAGGCTTGCTACTACCTGTCGGTTGATCGTCAGTACGAGGACTTCGCCAAAGGGCTGATTGATACGAGTAACTTCGTGTACTTCGCTTCGTTGACGGGTTTGTTCCTGTTCCTCGCCGTGAAGCTGATCGAGAGCCGACGATGGCGATAACCCCCCCCACCTCCCCACCTCCATCCTCATCTGCACCTCCGACTGCTTCCGCTCGCCGGTCGCCGGGGCGTGCGACGATCGGGCTGAGTGTGGTGCTGGCCGTGCTGGCGGCGGTCGCGCTGACGGTGCTGGTGAACTTCATCGCGTACCGGCAACTGGTGCGTTTTGATTTCACGCAGACCGGGCGATACAGCCTGTCGCAGCAGACCCAACAGGTGCTCGAGAATCTTGATTCGGATCACGAGGTGATCGGGCTGTTCGCGGTGACGTCTGAACCGGCGCAGCAGCTCGCGGACCTGCTGCGTGAGTATGACCTGCGGTCGGATCGGGTTGATGTGCGGATGATCCCGCCGGGCGGTGACCCGGTGGCGCTGGACCGTTTTTATGCCGAGCTTCAGGGGCTGTATGCGGAGCAGGTTGAGCCCGCTGCGGAGACACTGAATCGCTCGATCGAGGCGATGTCGGGTCTGCTTGGGGCTGCGACGCCAGCGCTGGCTGATCTGGCGAGTGCGCTGGATGCTTCGAATGCTTCGGGGGCGAATGCGGATCGCTTGCGGCAACTGGTCACGGTGCTGCGTCAGCTCCCTCCTTCGTGGACACAGCAGGCGGAGGCGTGGCGTCGGTTGTTGGATGAGCCGCTGCCGCCGGTGGCGTCGATGCGTTCTGAGTTCTCGGGGTTTCTTGATCAGGTCAATCGGCAGATGCTGGCTGCGGCGACGGCGTGGCTGGATGAGGCATCGAGTGATCGCTCGCTTCCGCCAGCGGTGCGCGACGCGACGATCCGGGCGGCGTCGGCTTCGGACAGCCTGCGCGACGGTGTGGAGGCGTTGATTGATCAACTCGCAACGATTCATGGACTTGAGGAGTACGACCAGCTCACGCGCGATCTTCGGCGGGATGGCGTGGTGGTGCTCTCGGAGCGCAACGCGCGGGTGATCGCGTTCGAGCAGATGATTCAGCCGCCTACGCAGGCACCGACCTCGGATCAGGAGAGTGAGTACCGGTTCCTCGCGGAGGAGAAGATCACCGGTTCGTTGATCAGTCTGTCGATGGAGCAGCGCCCGCTGGCGGTGTTTGTGTCGATTGGGGCGTCCCCGCCAGCGACGGGTCCGCGGGGTGCGTTTGAATACGTTGCTTCACGGCTGCGGTCGGCTGATTTTGAGATTACGGAGTGGAATCCTTCCGGTCGGCCGGGGCCGATGGGTCAGCCGATGCCCTCGGGCCCCCCGCCGATGCCGGAAACGGGTCAGCCTGCGGTGTGGATCGTTCTGCCCGCCCCGCCACCCGATCCTCGCAACCCGATGGCGGGCAGCAACGTCGCTGCGTTGGATCAGGTTGCCGGGTTGCTTCGACAGCGCCTCGCGGCGGGAGATGGCGTGCTGGTTTCGCTGGGCAACGACCCCGGGGCACGCTTCGGCACGACGAACCCGCTGGCGGATCTGGCCGGTGACTTCGGCATCAACCCGCAACTCGATCGAATCATCCTGGTTGAGCGGCAGGAAGGCGAGCGACGCACCCGCGCGACGAGCTACCACGAGGTTCGTACCTGGCCCGATGATCATCCGGTCGCCAAGGCGATTGAGGGGCTTCCCGCGATCTTCATGCAGGCGAGTCCGATCGAACTGACGACGGTTGAAACAGATGGTGACTCGGCTGCGGCCATCGAGGCTATTGCGTTGGCCACGCTGAGCAGCCCGCGCACGTGGGCGAGCACCGAAGTCGGAGCCGCGGGCGATCTCGAAAGCCTGGTGTACGAGCCGGAACAGGGTGCAGATCGGTTCATCGTTGCCGCTGCTGGTGAGCGCATTCAGGAGACGGGCAGTGCTCGGCTGGTTGTCGTTTCTGATCCCGTCTGGTCGGCGGATCAGATCACGACCTACGGTATCACCGGGCTTGGGGCGCAGCTGGGCTTTCCCGAGTTTGCTCTGTATCCCGGGAACGCTGAGCTGTTTGTGAACTCCGTCTACTGGCTGGGGCATCTGGACCACCTGATCGCGGCGGGCTCGCGGACGCAGCGGGTGCCGCGGATTGGTGAGGTGTCCGGGGAGTTGTTGACGGCGTACACCTATGGTCTGCTGCTTGGTTTGCCCGCATTGGTGCTCGTCGCGGGTGTAACGGTCTATACGATCCGGCGTTCGGGCTGACCCCTACTTGATCACACTCTGACTGCCATGAACATCAAGACCACCCTTGCTCTGCTGCTCCTGCTCTCCGGCGTCACGGCCTACGTTTTCTTCTTTGAACTTGGAAACACGACGACCTACGAGCGCGATGAAGAGGCTGCGCAGGCGATTGAACTCGAAGGCGATCCCCTGCTCCCCGCTGAGGTACGGCCTGCGGTGTCGGAGATTGTTCGTATTGACCTTGACTACGACGAACAGAGTGTGACGCTTGAGCGCAGGGGAAACGGCTGGGCGCAGACCGCTCCGGCTTCGTTCCCGCTACAGGCGTTTGCCATCGATCGGGTCGCGCGGGAGCTGCTGGAGATGAGGCGGTTCGATTCGCTCGATGCGACTGACGAAAACGTCACGCTGGCGCAGCTCGACGAGCCTCGTGCGACGATCACGCTGACGACTTCGGATGGGACACCGATCACCGCACAGCTGGGCAAACGGCTGCCTGGCGAACGTGCTTACCTGCAACTTGATCGTGAATCCGAGATCCTGGTCACGGATGACGATCTGCATCTGGCGATCTTTGATGAGGGCATCTGGAACTGGCGGGCCACCACGCTTGATGCGCCGGGGATCGGCCAGACACGGGCGTTGTTCATCCGACCACGTGATGAAGAACCCGTGACCCTCCATCAGCAGGCCACGCGATGGACGCTGGATCGTGAGGGCATCGAGCGGGCCGATCAGACGGCGGTGGCTGATACGATTCGTGCGCTGCAGCGGCTGCGCATCGATGCGTTTACCGCAGATAACCCTGAGGATTTGGCTCTCTACGGTCTTGACCGACCAACGCTGACCATCACCTCTGTCCACACCCCCCCCGCCCCCCCGCCCCCCCCTGCTGTTGACGCCACGGCTTCTGCAACTGGAGCGGATCATGCTTCCGGTTCTGAGCTTCCCGCTCCGGGAGGGGAGTCGCCGGAGCCTCCGCTGGTGCTCATCGTTGGCGGGCCGGCTGATATGGAGACGACGACACGGTTTGCGGCGATCACCCGGGGTGATGAGCCGATTGATGTGGTGTTCACAGTGCGTGGCACTGATCTAGAGCCGTTCCGCAAAACGGTTGATGACCTGCGCGACGCACGGGTGCTGGGTGTTGCGCCTGCGGATATCGCCACGGTGATGGCTGATACTCGCGTTGAGCGCTACGGTATCATCCGGGAAGATGATGCGCGACTGCGCTTCACCGCACCATCGCCTGACTACAGCCCGGACTCCGGTATCACAGCGTCGTCGATTGAAGATCTCGCTAACCTGCGCGGTCTTGGCTTTGTTGGTCTGGATCGTGTTGGTGAGGGCATCGCGGAGCTTGATATCAGCATCACGGGCGAGCCTGAGCCCATCCGCATCGCGGTCTACCAACCCACGGAGATCGAGGGAGACGACGACTCGGAGCCGCGGCTGATGGTGGTTCGTGATCCCGAGCCTTTTGGATATCTCGTCAGTCCCGACATACTGCAGGCGTGGCTCGATGGCCCGCTGTCGCTGCGTGACCGCACGGTTCTGACCGTTCCGGCGGATGCGATCACACAGGTCGAGGTCCGCTACCCCGAACGGCAAACGGTGGAACTGGTGCGGAAGCCGGATGGTTCTGACTGGACGGTGCAGGGTAACGTGACGAGTTCCGAGGCGGTGCCATGGTTGATCAGCGAGCTTGCCAATCTTCGCGCTGAGACCTGGCTAGAGACCGAGAACAAGCCCGCCGAACGCACGGAGGCGGAGTTGTGCACCATCACGGTGTGGACGGGCGATGCGGCTCAGCCAGCCGCTCGGATCACGGTGGATGCCATGGCCGCAGCCGGTTATCTCGCGACAGATATCAATGACTGGTTCACCCTAAGCCCTGAAGCACTCGACGCGCTGCTGGCGGAGTTTCGATCCACGGACCTGCTGGTCGCCTCGCCTGCGGACATCGAGCGGGTTGTGCTTAGGCAGGGCACCACGACTCTTGAACTGCGACGCGAAGCCAATGGCACTGTGCTCATCGACGGGCGTGAAGCGATTGATCCCGAGTCGGCGACGCTGCTGCTCGATCGGCTGACCCGCCTGCGTGCCACCAGGCTTCTTACGGATCGCCATCGCCCCGACCCGGATCTCGGGACGACGCTGACGATCCATCTCAGCGCGGGCGGATCGCGCACGCTGCAACTGACGGATCGTGAGCCACGTCAGTTCCTGTTGCCTGTGGCTGATGACGCCCGGGTAGCAGTGTTTGACCGCCAGCCCGTTCTGCTGAGTCGGTCCTTGCTGGAGAGCGTCGACAGCCTGATCAGCCTTGAGAACGCCCCGCTGAGTCTTGAGTAGTTTGCCGGGCGAGGGTGGATCAGCGGCCACTGAGATCGGAGAGGGCTGTGTCACTGGCGAAGAGAGCCTGCTTTCGCTGCTGCTTGGCCTGATCGTTACGCTCTTGATTGAGCCGATCGAGGTAAGGCGTGTCGATGTCGCCGGTGACGTAGACGCCATCGAACACCGAGCACTCGAAGCGGTCGATCGTCGGATTCCCCTCTTTGGCTGCAGCCGTCAGGTCTTCAAGGTCCTGATAGACCAGCCAGTCGGCGCCGATGGCTTCGGCGACTTCGGCGTCGGTGCGGCCGTGGGCGATGAGTTCACTGGGTGAGGGCATGTCGATGCCGTAGACGTTGGGGTATCGGATCGCGGGGGCTGCGGAGCAGTAGAAGACCTTCTTGGCACCGGCGTCGCGGGCCATCTGGATGAGCTGCCGGCAGGTGGTCCCGCGGACGATTGAGTCATCGACGAGGAGGACGCTTTTGCCCTTGAACTCCAGGCCGATGGGGTTGAGCTTCTGGCGGACACTCTTATCGCGGACCTCCTGGCCCGGCATAATGAAGGTGCGGCCGATGTAGCGGTTCTTGATGAAGCCCTCGCGATACTTAAGCCCGAGGTCGTTGGCGAGTTGGAGGGCGGAGGTCCGGCTGGTGTCGGGGATCGGGATGACGACGTCGATCTGATCTTTGACGCCCAAGCGGTCGAGCTTCTTCGCGAGGCGTTCGCCCATGCGCAGCCGGGCTTTGTAGACCGAGATCCTGTCCATGATCGAGTCGGGCCGCGCCAAGTAGACGTGCTCGAAGATGCAAGGGCTGAGGCTGGCCTCGTGGGCACAGAGTTCCGAGTGCAGCTCGCCCTGATCGGTGACGTAGACGGCCTCGCCTGGCGCGACATCGCGGATCATCTCGAAGCCCAAAGCATCCATGGCGACCGACTCGGATGCTATGAGGTACTCGACGCCGAGGAGGCTCTCGCGTCGACCGATGACGAGCGGGCGGATGCCATGCGGGTCGCGGACGCCGACCATGCCGTAGCCGGCAATCATCGCGACGAAGGCATAGGCCCCCCGGCATCTGCGGTGTAGTCGGCGGACCGCCTCGAAGATGTCAGCGGGCTCCGGACGGAGCTTGTGCAGAGAACCGAGTTCGTGGGCGAGGACGTTGAGAAGAGCCTCGGAATCCGAACCGGTGTTGACGTGTCTCAGGTCGGAGCGGAACAGCTCAGCGGTGAGGGATTCGGTGTTGGTGAGGTTGCCGTTGTGGGCCAGCGTGATCCCGTAAGGCGAGTTGACGTAGAACGGCTGGGCCTCGTTGCCCGAGCAGCTCCCGGCGGTCGGGTAGCGGCAGTGGCCGATGCCCATGTTGCCGGTGAGGGTGGTGACCGTGTCGGGAGTGAACACGTCCCGGACCAAGCCGTTGCCCTTGCGGAGCATGAGTCGCCCCCGGTCACAGGTCACGATTCCTGCGGCATCCTGGCCGCGGTGCTGGAGCACCGTCAGGGCGTCGTACAAGTCACGACAGACATCGGCCTGAGCCACAATCCCGGCGATGCCACACAAGGGTTCTGGCTCCGTGTTGACGGCTCGCAGGTCCTGGTCACGCCCGTCGCGCTGACCCTGCGCTCACAGTAGCCCTGCTGCAGAACCCGGTCAAGAAAACAAGGTCATCACCCGCCCTGCGACGCCATCAAGCCCTGCGGAGCGGCTCGGGTTGGGTGACGAAGTTCACTTCGAGGTAGCGGGCCACGTAGTCGATGATGCTGTCGGCCTCGGGGATGTCGGGGTTGTTGGTCGAGCCCATCGGCTCGAAGCGCATGCCCTTGAACCGGCGGACGGCTTCTTCGAGAGGCAGGCCGTATTGCAGCGCAAGCGAGAAAGCTCGGCAGTAGGCCTGGACCATGCCCGAGAGTGTCGAGCCTTCCTTGGACATCTTGATGAAAACCTCGCCCGGCCGACCGTCCTGGAACAAGCCAATCGTCAGGTACCCCTCGTACCCCATGATCTGGAACTTGTGGGTGAGCGACTCTCGGGTCTCGGGAAGGCTGCTGCGCTGTCCAAGCATCAAAACGGCTCCTGATTCAGTCACGAGGCGAACCCGCCAGTCTAGCGAAAGTCAGTCCTGCGATGCATCCTAAGATCGGCCTGAACCGGTTATCGTCTCCAATCACCCCCCTCCCCCCCCCACCCCCCGCACCCGCACCCGCACAGCACCCCTAACTTGTCACACACGCTCTGATGACCGCGAACACCGATCGGCAACATCTGGTCACCGCCCTGCTCGCCTGGCACCGGGAGCATCGTCGGGACCTGCCCTGGCGGGCTCCCTGGTGCTCACGCCCAGATCCGTACCGGGTGCTGGTGTCCGAGGTCATGCTGCAGCAGACCCAGGTGGCGACGGTGATCCCGTACTTCCAGCGGTTCATCGAGGCCTTTCCGTCGATCGAAGCCCTGGCGGCGGCGGACCCCGATCGGGTGATGAAGCTCTGGCAGGGCCTGGGGTACTACAGCCGCGCCCGGCGGCTGCAGGCGTGCGCTCAGGCGATCGCCGCGCAGCATGGCGGACGGGTGCCGAGCACCTTCGAGGCGTTGCGAGCCCTGCCCGGGCTGGGCGACTACACCGCGGGCGCGATCGCGTCGATCGCGTTCGGGCTTCCGGTCCCCGCGATCGACGGCAACGTCTCACGGGTGCTGTCAAGGATCGATGACATTGACCTACCGGTTGATCGACCCGAGGGCAAGCGTGCTGTGCGAGAAGCGGCCACCGGGATGCTGGCCGTCCTGTCGAAATCCGATGTGGGGGGGGCGTGGGGTGTGGATGTGGGGGGGGGAATGGTGAATGAGTCGTTGATGGAGTTGGGTGCGACGATCTGTACGCCACGGGAACCGAAGTGCCTGCACTGCCCGGTGTCGGATCACTGCCTGGGGCTTGCGCGTGGAACAGTCGCTCAGCGGCCGATCACCACGCCCAAGCGGGACCCGCGGGCGGTTGAGCATCATGTGGTCGCCATGGAGCGGAAAGGGAAGTTTCTCTTTCGGCAGCGACCCTCAGCCGGGCTGTGGGCCGAGATGTGGGAGCTCCCGACGCTTGAGCGAGAGAGCGTCAAGGCTGCGACGCTGGTGGACTGGGCGGCGTCGTCGTTTGGCTTGGTGCTGAGTCAGCCCAAAAAGAGTCAGGCCTTCGAGCACCGGACAACGCACCGGCTGATCACCTTCACGCTCTGGCGGGCGGAGGTGTCGAGCGGGCGACTGAAAGCGGGCTCCGGGCTTTGGCGCAAACCGAGTGATGTGGATGACCTGCCGTTGGCGAACCCGCAGGTGCGGGTGGTGGGGCTGATCGATGACAGCTGACGGCTTATGGTCATCGTTCTGCTTTGGTGCAACGAGAAGTCGGGGGTGGCACGGGTCATCGCGAAGCGTGACCCGTGGACCAACCGGCGTGCGACCACTTCCAACCCTCCGGTTTTCTGACAAGTCCGGCACGAACTGGATTGTTCTCGATGTACATCGATTTCTCGGCAAACTCTTCCTCACTGTGGATGTTGCGATCGTAGCCTCCGCCTCGTTGCCAAAAAACAGAGTTACCCTCAGGTGACCGGATCATCGATAAACGTGGATCGTCGTTGCGCTTCCAACGCTGTACAACGAGCCGCCCATAACGAGACTTGAGGCGATGGAGAAATGACCCGACGGTGCTTGAGCCTGACGATCCGAGGAGTATATGAACGTGATTTGGCATCACCACCCAGGCGAGCAGATCCCGATTCTCGGATTCACATCGATAGAGCAGATGCTCGGCGAATAGATCTCGCTCCGTCGATTCGGCCAGAAGCTTGAGGTTGCGGTAGCAGGAGAAGGTGAGGAATCGGACATCTTCCAGCCCTTCGTAGCGGTGTCGTCGGGAGCGTGATTGCGTGTCGGACATCTGCTTGCTCCATCGTGCAATCTCGAATCCCGAGTCAACCCTGCGGGTATGACTCGGGCCACCCTGTTTGGGAGGCTCTGCAACCTGGTCTTGTACCGCGGCAAAACACCTAAGCAAGTTTATCGATTGGCCTGTCGGTTACAATCACTTTATGAGTCTCGACCTCGACCGACTACGGCGTCTCTGGATCCCGGCGATCGCGTCGGGGTATGCGCGTCCGGAGGACTGGATCGAGTGGGCAGATCGGATGATCCTGAAGCTGGATGAGCCGCCGGGGTGGGTGATTGAGATGGCGATGATTGATTGCCCCATCGAGGCGATTGCTCTGCTCCTGAGCTTTGATGGTTACAGTCGGATTGAAGCGCTTCGTCCCTATCGGCACGAGTTTGTACTCACGGTCCTCGGCTACCTACACCTCAAATCAGTACGAGAGCATAAAAGTGTTGAGGCGTGCGTTCTGGCTTCAGGCGATTGGCTTTTGTACACGCACGAGCCGCACGACAACAGGGCTCTGTGGAGTGCTTATGCCTATTGGATTGCACTCATTGATGAGTTGTGCTCGTTCCCGGAGGACATAGAACCAAAAGCCCAGCGACTGAACCGAAGACTCGGTGTGATCTCAGCACGACAATATGCCGAGATCGAAAAAGCCGCGGCTTAACCCTGCCCACCCGGTTTGAGGCGTTGGCGGACGAGGTCGGCGCGGGCGATTTTTCGTTCGGCGGGGTCCATGGTGCGGCCGACGAGGCGTTGGAGGTGGGCGGGTTGGGTGAGCAGGAGCAGTTCGTTGATGGTGCGCAGGTCGAC from the Phycisphaeraceae bacterium genome contains:
- a CDS encoding PTS sugar transporter subunit IIA — translated: MRLTDILQPDCVVVPLAGTDKHAVIDELAEMLAEKSPIASADELKQAIWQREQTRTTGIGHGIGIPHGKASGVDRLRMAIGRPAEAIDFGAIDGKPVDLIILLASPLDQTGPHIQALAKISRMLTDENLRNDLKQAPDSASLYELIVRHEESAAV
- a CDS encoding ABC transporter ATP-binding protein translates to MIQADRLVKWYGPTLAVDHVSLEVPQGQIVGFLGPNGAGKSTTIRMLTGYLPPSSGTASIEGHNIQTASREARARIGYLPESTPLYPEMRVSEYLEFRGKLMGMNRADRKSRSGLVIDRCGLTPVRRRTIGRLSKGNRQRVGLAQALLHSPPVLILDEPTSGLDPAQIGQFRKLVRELADSHTILLSSHILPEIEKTADRVIMIAAGRLVAEGTIDELRSKTTTGGRLILEAKADANTLRQLLEGESRLADLSVSDQAGGWTQATLTPRDAEDLRESVAQRLASANILIRELRVEAPSLEAFFIEMTATQTRAESPAA
- a CDS encoding ABC transporter permease, with the protein product MTATWTIAKRETLSLFYAPVAYLVLGLFATIASMIFLGVFDSGAPASLRYQFTGIVWLLAFTLPAISMRLLSEEIRTGTLELIMTAPVSDLQLVMGKWLGAMGFYLAMLSPVLIHIAMLEVHGRPDYGPIITGFVGMILVGGLYLAIGAFASAMSDSQIVAYMVTALFTGMLTIGMAILPGAVSWFPGWAREACYYLSVDRQYEDFAKGLIDTSNFVYFASLTGLFLFLAVKLIESRRWR
- a CDS encoding Gldg family protein, producing MAITPPTSPPPSSSAPPTASARRSPGRATIGLSVVLAVLAAVALTVLVNFIAYRQLVRFDFTQTGRYSLSQQTQQVLENLDSDHEVIGLFAVTSEPAQQLADLLREYDLRSDRVDVRMIPPGGDPVALDRFYAELQGLYAEQVEPAAETLNRSIEAMSGLLGAATPALADLASALDASNASGANADRLRQLVTVLRQLPPSWTQQAEAWRRLLDEPLPPVASMRSEFSGFLDQVNRQMLAAATAWLDEASSDRSLPPAVRDATIRAASASDSLRDGVEALIDQLATIHGLEEYDQLTRDLRRDGVVVLSERNARVIAFEQMIQPPTQAPTSDQESEYRFLAEEKITGSLISLSMEQRPLAVFVSIGASPPATGPRGAFEYVASRLRSADFEITEWNPSGRPGPMGQPMPSGPPPMPETGQPAVWIVLPAPPPDPRNPMAGSNVAALDQVAGLLRQRLAAGDGVLVSLGNDPGARFGTTNPLADLAGDFGINPQLDRIILVERQEGERRTRATSYHEVRTWPDDHPVAKAIEGLPAIFMQASPIELTTVETDGDSAAAIEAIALATLSSPRTWASTEVGAAGDLESLVYEPEQGADRFIVAAAGERIQETGSARLVVVSDPVWSADQITTYGITGLGAQLGFPEFALYPGNAELFVNSVYWLGHLDHLIAAGSRTQRVPRIGEVSGELLTAYTYGLLLGLPALVLVAGVTVYTIRRSG
- a CDS encoding DUF4340 domain-containing protein codes for the protein MNIKTTLALLLLLSGVTAYVFFFELGNTTTYERDEEAAQAIELEGDPLLPAEVRPAVSEIVRIDLDYDEQSVTLERRGNGWAQTAPASFPLQAFAIDRVARELLEMRRFDSLDATDENVTLAQLDEPRATITLTTSDGTPITAQLGKRLPGERAYLQLDRESEILVTDDDLHLAIFDEGIWNWRATTLDAPGIGQTRALFIRPRDEEPVTLHQQATRWTLDREGIERADQTAVADTIRALQRLRIDAFTADNPEDLALYGLDRPTLTITSVHTPPAPPPPPAVDATASATGADHASGSELPAPGGESPEPPLVLIVGGPADMETTTRFAAITRGDEPIDVVFTVRGTDLEPFRKTVDDLRDARVLGVAPADIATVMADTRVERYGIIREDDARLRFTAPSPDYSPDSGITASSIEDLANLRGLGFVGLDRVGEGIAELDISITGEPEPIRIAVYQPTEIEGDDDSEPRLMVVRDPEPFGYLVSPDILQAWLDGPLSLRDRTVLTVPADAITQVEVRYPERQTVELVRKPDGSDWTVQGNVTSSEAVPWLISELANLRAETWLETENKPAERTEAELCTITVWTGDAAQPAARITVDAMAAAGYLATDINDWFTLSPEALDALLAEFRSTDLLVASPADIERVVLRQGTTTLELRREANGTVLIDGREAIDPESATLLLDRLTRLRATRLLTDRHRPDPDLGTTLTIHLSAGGSRTLQLTDREPRQFLLPVADDARVAVFDRQPVLLSRSLLESVDSLISLENAPLSLE
- the purF gene encoding amidophosphoribosyltransferase encodes the protein MCGIAGIVAQADVCRDLYDALTVLQHRGQDAAGIVTCDRGRLMLRKGNGLVRDVFTPDTVTTLTGNMGIGHCRYPTAGSCSGNEAQPFYVNSPYGITLAHNGNLTNTESLTAELFRSDLRHVNTGSDSEALLNVLAHELGSLHKLRPEPADIFEAVRRLHRRCRGAYAFVAMIAGYGMVGVRDPHGIRPLVIGRRESLLGVEYLIASESVAMDALGFEMIRDVAPGEAVYVTDQGELHSELCAHEASLSPCIFEHVYLARPDSIMDRISVYKARLRMGERLAKKLDRLGVKDQIDVVIPIPDTSRTSALQLANDLGLKYREGFIKNRYIGRTFIMPGQEVRDKSVRQKLNPIGLEFKGKSVLLVDDSIVRGTTCRQLIQMARDAGAKKVFYCSAAPAIRYPNVYGIDMPSPSELIAHGRTDAEVAEAIGADWLVYQDLEDLTAAAKEGNPTIDRFECSVFDGVYVTGDIDTPYLDRLNQERNDQAKQQRKQALFASDTALSDLSGR
- a CDS encoding A/G-specific adenine glycosylase, which translates into the protein MTANTDRQHLVTALLAWHREHRRDLPWRAPWCSRPDPYRVLVSEVMLQQTQVATVIPYFQRFIEAFPSIEALAAADPDRVMKLWQGLGYYSRARRLQACAQAIAAQHGGRVPSTFEALRALPGLGDYTAGAIASIAFGLPVPAIDGNVSRVLSRIDDIDLPVDRPEGKRAVREAATGMLAVLSKSDVGGAWGVDVGGGMVNESLMELGATICTPREPKCLHCPVSDHCLGLARGTVAQRPITTPKRDPRAVEHHVVAMERKGKFLFRQRPSAGLWAEMWELPTLERESVKAATLVDWAASSFGLVLSQPKKSQAFEHRTTHRLITFTLWRAEVSSGRLKAGSGLWRKPSDVDDLPLANPQVRVVGLIDDS
- a CDS encoding transposase — encoded protein: MSDTQSRSRRHRYEGLEDVRFLTFSCYRNLKLLAESTERDLFAEHLLYRCESENRDLLAWVVMPNHVHILLGSSGSSTVGSFLHRLKSRYGRLVVQRWKRNDDPRLSMIRSPEGNSVFWQRGGGYDRNIHSEEEFAEKSMYIENNPVRAGLVRKPEGWKWSHAGWSTGHASR